ACTTCTTAAATTTCAATATCATTCTATACGTAATGACCGTACAGACTTCCAACGGAAGTTCAAAATCTATGAGTGCGAAGACTGTTCAGGATGCCCGTTCCGTTCATCATGTACAAAAGCAAAAGAAGGAAACAATCGAAAACTAATGGTGAATGAAAAATGGGAACAGCAAAAAGAATATGTAAGAGAGAAGCTTTCAGAAGAGAAAACGAGTGCCATCTATCGAAAACGCAAAATCGATGTGGAACCAGTTTTTGGATTCTTGAAGGCTAATTTGCGTTTCTCTCGGTTTTCTGTACGAGGAAAATCGAAAGTAGAAAACGAAATGGGCCTCGCGTTAATGGCAGTGAATTTAAGAAAATTCACTGCCAACAACTAAGGTAATAGAAGAATTAACACCCCAAAATAGAGAAAGGTGAATTTGAGTAAGCTCAAATTCACCTTTCTTACTATTTGAAGCTAGTTATGTCCCAGCCTCTTTCGCTTATGCTGAAACAGGTGAATTTTGCGTTCTTACAATTTCCTCAACTTCGGTACCTTCAAGTGTTTCTTTCTTTAATAAAGCATCAACTAATTGCAAATACTGATCCTGATTATTCTTTATTAAATCTTCTGCTTTAATTAATGCCTTTTGGAATAATTCCTGCATTTTTGTCTCTTTATCTTGTTTATTAAAGGTTAACGTAAAGCCGTCCTGTACCATTCCGGTGTCAACCATTTGTTCAATGATATGTTTCGCCTGTTTCACATCACCGCTTACACCGATACTATGTTCACCAAGAAACATTCGCTCAGCAATTCCGCCACCGAGTACCATACTCACTTGATCTAGCAATTCACTTGTAGTCGATAAGTGTAGCTCTTTTGGAATAGGTGCAACATAACCGAGTGCTTCGCCACGCGGAATAATTGTCGCTTTTCGAACAGAGCCAGGCTTTGTTAAAGATGCAATAATCGCATGTCCAGCTTCGTGGATGGCAACTCTGCGTTTTAATTCCTGATCTTGTAATGAACGGGAGGTGTTTCCTAAAATGGTTCGATCTAGTGCATAATCAATATCACCTTTTCGAATCATCTCTTGACCATTTCGAACAGCTCGTCTACTGGCTGTTTCAAAAAGGGACTGAAGATCTGCACCTGAAAAACCTGAAGTACTCTCGGCTAGATCATCCAAGCTGATAAGTACATCTCCAGCAAGAAGCTTCTTTTTTGTGTGGATTTCAATAATTTCTTTTCTTCCATTCATATCTGGAAGCGGGACGTTGAAAGAAAAATCAATTCGTCCGGGGCGAAGAAAAGCTTCATCTAACATATCTTTTCTATTAGTAGCGGCAATAAAAAGAATTCCTTCATTAGAATGACCGCCATCAAGCTGAACAAGAAGCTCTGTTAACGTTTTTTCAGCTTCTTCCCCGCCATGTGCCTTCCTTCTTCCTGCAAGGGCATCAACTTCATCAATAAAAATAACAGCAGGACCAGCTTTTCGAGCGCTTTGAAATAAGGAACGGACTCGACTAGCACCAACGCCAACAAATAATTCATTGAAGGCCGATCCACTTGTTGAAAAGAAAGATGCTTCAAGTTCCCGGGCTATTGCCTGGGCAAGTAACGTTTTTCCGGTACCTGGTGGTCCATATAATAGGATTCCTTTTGGAGGCTTAATTCCCATTTTGATAGAACGTTCAGGTTCTTTTAGAATGGAAAGGGTTTGTAAAATCTCCTCTTTCATTTCTTCACCAAGGCCTCCAACATCCTCTAAACGAATCGAAGGAAGCGGGCGGGCTTTAGAAATACTATTTTTCATTGTATTTGAAATGCCAAAGCCACCTTTTGTTTTTTGAAGTCCAAAAGCTGCTGCAGCAAGTAATAGGATGACACCACCTATTACCCATTTTCCCATGGGGGTGCTATTTGAGAAAGTATAATCAATATTGTATTTCTCAACAAGCTTGTCGATCATTTGGCTATTCGGTGGTACATGGGAAACATACTCACCATCTTTTGTTGTTATATTAAGGCTACCATCAGCATGTTCTGTAAGAGCGACGGTTTTTCCATTTTGATTTTGAATTGTTTTCTCGAGTGT
The Neobacillus sp. PS3-40 genome window above contains:
- a CDS encoding AAA family ATPase; amino-acid sequence: MNQSRKMVTKLIPLIVAIFIISAATTWIVQSTNNEISIPFSTLEKTIQNQNGKTVALTEHADGSLNITTKDGEYVSHVPPNSQMIDKLVEKYNIDYTFSNSTPMGKWVIGGVILLLAAAAFGLQKTKGGFGISNTMKNSISKARPLPSIRLEDVGGLGEEMKEEILQTLSILKEPERSIKMGIKPPKGILLYGPPGTGKTLLAQAIARELEASFFSTSGSAFNELFVGVGASRVRSLFQSARKAGPAVIFIDEVDALAGRRKAHGGEEAEKTLTELLVQLDGGHSNEGILFIAATNRKDMLDEAFLRPGRIDFSFNVPLPDMNGRKEIIEIHTKKKLLAGDVLISLDDLAESTSGFSGADLQSLFETASRRAVRNGQEMIRKGDIDYALDRTILGNTSRSLQDQELKRRVAIHEAGHAIIASLTKPGSVRKATIIPRGEALGYVAPIPKELHLSTTSELLDQVSMVLGGGIAERMFLGEHSIGVSGDVKQAKHIIEQMVDTGMVQDGFTLTFNKQDKETKMQELFQKALIKAEDLIKNNQDQYLQLVDALLKKETLEGTEVEEIVRTQNSPVSA